A genomic segment from Toxotes jaculatrix isolate fToxJac2 chromosome 6, fToxJac2.pri, whole genome shotgun sequence encodes:
- the LOC121183713 gene encoding uncharacterized protein LOC121183713 isoform X3, whose amino-acid sequence MDGRRRKYTAPGSEFNIPSRTRRYWKRRKLTEAINMHQSNQETQNLDQDSDPDSGSEDAHDGAEIHNQNQNSSDNDSDSGSEDANDNEITLNLDQDSSEYNSDSGSENTHDGGEIHQNEDSSDNRSEDAHEGDDITSLHTNPESDELPPNLSQTTESSVFSYEDSVDFGVFEPLWLSFTDSESIASGEEDSTDKSVTEESHLGAPINERFPPVNDEPLYTGSQLSKAQSFLLILSYALRHSLTGVALSDLLDLINIHCPENVLTSKYLFLKELNPIQGHLECHIYCPNCEYYIGDQVTEGSCSVCNSAWDRNSSLKNGNFFLYLPIHTQLEHLLQREDIACCLKSGNGTCNPETYDDICCGKMYHSLNKAGGPLDSPHAFSLTLNCDGVPVFKSSQYGIWPLQGMVNELPYLVRKENVLLFGLWFGTKKPNVNTFLKPFTQECQSLSTVGFKLHRNNSVNHCRVIAAVIMCDSVARPILQNMTQFNGHYGCSLCLHPGEQVPKGNGTVRVYPYKHVPKRDHASTLTDAREAVRTGQSVKGIKGPTCLVNIPHFDIISGMPPDHMHNVHLGVVRQMASMWLDSEHHEEPYYIGNRIPELDHQLLRIKPPCNITRVPRSFQQRKFWKASEWQNWLLFYSIFVLKGILPHAFYQHWLILVTFMFLLCKDTVTSEGLKRCEKLVVEFVKQFETLYGKENVSFNVHLCLHLPDSVRNWGPLWAHSGYIFESFNGEILKMFHGTQCVPLQIMKQFTYRQVLPLLKKNALTNAVPRCIQLYNNLTGEKKLKLFERVADQVVTLGLHYVRKLTKEEVLAMREKLSVTTDTVVKIFSRTLVKGELYYSEQFTRVMKRNSFTVLLDNGHIITVYYYIVVERLDNRKCFAVGKQYDKSHSFVFLDNVVSLKRVLQGRKQVFDVMKFNRKCMLVDLPQYANLYACVPPRFSVED is encoded by the exons ATGGAcggaaggaggagaaaatacaCGGCTCCTGGTTCAGAATTCAATATTCCATCAAGAACAAGGAGATACTGGAAAAGGAG GAAACTGACTGAGGCCATCAACATGCATCAGTCAAACCAGGAAACG CAGAACCTGGATCAGGATTCTGACCCTGACAGTGGCTCAGAAGACGCACATGATGGGGCTGAGATTCAT AACCAGAATCAAAATTCCTCTGACAACGACTCTGACAGTGGCTCAGAAGACGCAAATGATAATGAGATTACT CTAAACCTAGATCAGGATTCCTCTGAGTACAACTCTGACAGTggctcagaaaacacacatgatgGTGGGGAGATTCAT CAGAATGAGGATTCCTCTGACAACAGATCTGAAGATGCACATGAAGGTGATGACATTACA AGCCTGCACACCAACCCTGAATCTGATGAACTGCCACCAAATTTGAGCCAAACAACAGAGTCATCAGTCTTCAGTTATGAGGACAGTGTCGATTTTGGTGTGTTTGAACCACTGTGGCTGTCTTTTACTGACTCTGAATCCATTGCCAGTGGAGAAGAAGACAGCACTGACAAGTCAGTAACTGAAGAATCACATTTAGGAGCACCCATTAATGAAAGGTTTCCTCCAGTAAACGATGAGCCACTTTACACAGGCTCACAACTATCCAAAGCTCAGAGTTTTTTACTTATACTTTCATATGCTTTGAGACACTCACTTACTGGTGTGGCCCTGTCTGATCTTTTAGATTTGATTAATATCCATTGTCCAGAAAATGTTCTAACTTCAAAGTATCTGTTCTTAAAAGAGCTTAACCCAATACAAGGTCACCTAGAATGTCACATATACTGTCCCAATTGTGAGTATTACATTGGTGACCAAGTCACTGAAGGGAGCTGTTCTGTATGTAACTCTGCATGGGATAGAAACAGCTCACTGAAGAATGGAAATTTCTTCCTGTACTTACCCATCCATACACAACTGGAACATCTTCTTCAAAGAGAAGATATAGCATGTTGTCTTAAGTCAGGAAATGGTACATGTAATCCAGAAACTTATGATGACATATGTTGTGGTAAAATGTATCATAGTCTGAACAAAGCTGGTGGCCCACTAGATAGTCCTCATGCATTCTCCTTAACATTAAATTGTGATGGAGTTCCAGTATTCAAATCATCCCAGTATGGAATCTGGCCATTACAAGGGATGGTAAATGAACTTCCTTATCTTGTCCGCAAAGAGAATGTTTTACTATTTGGCCTATGGTTTGGTACTAAAAAGCCGAatgttaacacatttttaaaaccattCACTCAAGAGTGTCAGTCACTGTCAACTGTTGGCTTCaagttacacagaaacaactctgtGAATCATTGTAGAGTGATAGCAGCTGTTATAATGTGTGATTCAGTTGCCAGGCCCATTCTGCAAAACATGACCCAATTTAATGGTCATTACGGGTGCAGCCTTTGCTTACATCCTGGTGAACAAGTTCCAAAGGGAAATGGAACTGTTAGGGTTTATCCATACAAACATGTTCCAAAAAGGGATCATGCTTCAACCCTAACTGATGCAAGAGAAGCTGTGCGTACCGGACAATCCGTGAAAGGCATTAAAGGGCCTACATGTCTTGTCAACATCCCACACTTTGACATTATATCTGGAATGCCTCCTGACCATATGCATAATGTACATCTTGGAGTTGTTAGGCAAATGGCAAGCATGTGGCTGGATAGTGAACACCATGAGGAGCCATATTATATTGGTAATCGTATTCCTGAGCTCGACCACCAACTCTTGAGAATTAAACCACCTTGCAATATCACCCGAGTGCCCCGCTCTTTTCAGCAAAGGAAGTTCTGGAAAGCTAGTGAATGGCAGAACTGGTTACTTTTTTATAGCATCTTTGTGCTAAAGGGAATACTACCACATGCATTTTACCAGCACTGGTTAATCCTTGTCACCTTCATGTTCTTGCTTTGTAAAGACACTGTCACATCAGAGGGGttaaaaagatgtgaaaaacTAGTTGTTGAGTTTGTCAAACAGTTTGAAACACTGTATGGAAaggaaaatgtgtcatttaaCGTACATTTATGTCTTCATTTGCCAGACTCTGTGAGAAATTGGGGACCTTTGTGGGCACATTCAGGATATATTTTTGAGTCTTTTAATGGGGAAATACTGAAGATGTTTCATGGCACCCAATGTGTTCCATTACAAATAATGAAACAATTCACATACAGACAAGTGTTGCctcttctgaaaaaaaatgcactgacaAATGCTGTGCCTAGATGTATACAGCTGTACAACAACTTGACTGGTGAAAAAAAGCTGAAGCTTTTTGAAAGAGTAGCAGATCAAGTTGTTACACTTGGTTTACACTATGTACGAAAACTTACTAAAGAAGAAGTACTGGCTATGAGAGAGAAACTTTCAGTCACCACGGATACAGTAGTGAAAATATTCAGTAGAACTTTAGTCAAAGGAGAACTGTATTACTCGGAGCAGTTCACTAGAGTAATGAAAAGGAATagcttcactgttttgttgGATAATGGACACATAATCACTGTGTATTATTACATTGTGGTAGAAAGACTGgataacagaaaatgttttgctgttGGAAAACAGTATGACAAAtcacacagttttgtgtttttagacaATGTAGTTAGCTTGAAAAGAGTGTTACAGGGCAGGAAACAGGTTTTTGATGTGATGAAATTCAATAGGAAATGTATGTTAGTTGATCTGCCACAGTATGCCAACCTTTATGCATGTGTACCTCCACGTTTCAGTGTGGAGGACTGA
- the LOC121183713 gene encoding uncharacterized protein LOC121183713 isoform X4: MDGRRRKYTAPGSEFNIPSRTRRYWKRRKLTEAINMHQSNQETQNLDQDSDPDSGSEDAHDGAEIHQNQNQNSSDNDSDSGSEDANDNEITLNLDQDSSEYNSDSGSENTHDGGEIHNEDSSDNRSEDAHEGDDITSLHTNPESDELPPNLSQTTESSVFSYEDSVDFGVFEPLWLSFTDSESIASGEEDSTDKSVTEESHLGAPINERFPPVNDEPLYTGSQLSKAQSFLLILSYALRHSLTGVALSDLLDLINIHCPENVLTSKYLFLKELNPIQGHLECHIYCPNCEYYIGDQVTEGSCSVCNSAWDRNSSLKNGNFFLYLPIHTQLEHLLQREDIACCLKSGNGTCNPETYDDICCGKMYHSLNKAGGPLDSPHAFSLTLNCDGVPVFKSSQYGIWPLQGMVNELPYLVRKENVLLFGLWFGTKKPNVNTFLKPFTQECQSLSTVGFKLHRNNSVNHCRVIAAVIMCDSVARPILQNMTQFNGHYGCSLCLHPGEQVPKGNGTVRVYPYKHVPKRDHASTLTDAREAVRTGQSVKGIKGPTCLVNIPHFDIISGMPPDHMHNVHLGVVRQMASMWLDSEHHEEPYYIGNRIPELDHQLLRIKPPCNITRVPRSFQQRKFWKASEWQNWLLFYSIFVLKGILPHAFYQHWLILVTFMFLLCKDTVTSEGLKRCEKLVVEFVKQFETLYGKENVSFNVHLCLHLPDSVRNWGPLWAHSGYIFESFNGEILKMFHGTQCVPLQIMKQFTYRQVLPLLKKNALTNAVPRCIQLYNNLTGEKKLKLFERVADQVVTLGLHYVRKLTKEEVLAMREKLSVTTDTVVKIFSRTLVKGELYYSEQFTRVMKRNSFTVLLDNGHIITVYYYIVVERLDNRKCFAVGKQYDKSHSFVFLDNVVSLKRVLQGRKQVFDVMKFNRKCMLVDLPQYANLYACVPPRFSVED; the protein is encoded by the exons ATGGAcggaaggaggagaaaatacaCGGCTCCTGGTTCAGAATTCAATATTCCATCAAGAACAAGGAGATACTGGAAAAGGAG GAAACTGACTGAGGCCATCAACATGCATCAGTCAAACCAGGAAACG CAGAACCTGGATCAGGATTCTGACCCTGACAGTGGCTCAGAAGACGCACATGATGGGGCTGAGATTCAT CAGAACCAGAATCAAAATTCCTCTGACAACGACTCTGACAGTGGCTCAGAAGACGCAAATGATAATGAGATTACT CTAAACCTAGATCAGGATTCCTCTGAGTACAACTCTGACAGTggctcagaaaacacacatgatgGTGGGGAGATTCAT AATGAGGATTCCTCTGACAACAGATCTGAAGATGCACATGAAGGTGATGACATTACA AGCCTGCACACCAACCCTGAATCTGATGAACTGCCACCAAATTTGAGCCAAACAACAGAGTCATCAGTCTTCAGTTATGAGGACAGTGTCGATTTTGGTGTGTTTGAACCACTGTGGCTGTCTTTTACTGACTCTGAATCCATTGCCAGTGGAGAAGAAGACAGCACTGACAAGTCAGTAACTGAAGAATCACATTTAGGAGCACCCATTAATGAAAGGTTTCCTCCAGTAAACGATGAGCCACTTTACACAGGCTCACAACTATCCAAAGCTCAGAGTTTTTTACTTATACTTTCATATGCTTTGAGACACTCACTTACTGGTGTGGCCCTGTCTGATCTTTTAGATTTGATTAATATCCATTGTCCAGAAAATGTTCTAACTTCAAAGTATCTGTTCTTAAAAGAGCTTAACCCAATACAAGGTCACCTAGAATGTCACATATACTGTCCCAATTGTGAGTATTACATTGGTGACCAAGTCACTGAAGGGAGCTGTTCTGTATGTAACTCTGCATGGGATAGAAACAGCTCACTGAAGAATGGAAATTTCTTCCTGTACTTACCCATCCATACACAACTGGAACATCTTCTTCAAAGAGAAGATATAGCATGTTGTCTTAAGTCAGGAAATGGTACATGTAATCCAGAAACTTATGATGACATATGTTGTGGTAAAATGTATCATAGTCTGAACAAAGCTGGTGGCCCACTAGATAGTCCTCATGCATTCTCCTTAACATTAAATTGTGATGGAGTTCCAGTATTCAAATCATCCCAGTATGGAATCTGGCCATTACAAGGGATGGTAAATGAACTTCCTTATCTTGTCCGCAAAGAGAATGTTTTACTATTTGGCCTATGGTTTGGTACTAAAAAGCCGAatgttaacacatttttaaaaccattCACTCAAGAGTGTCAGTCACTGTCAACTGTTGGCTTCaagttacacagaaacaactctgtGAATCATTGTAGAGTGATAGCAGCTGTTATAATGTGTGATTCAGTTGCCAGGCCCATTCTGCAAAACATGACCCAATTTAATGGTCATTACGGGTGCAGCCTTTGCTTACATCCTGGTGAACAAGTTCCAAAGGGAAATGGAACTGTTAGGGTTTATCCATACAAACATGTTCCAAAAAGGGATCATGCTTCAACCCTAACTGATGCAAGAGAAGCTGTGCGTACCGGACAATCCGTGAAAGGCATTAAAGGGCCTACATGTCTTGTCAACATCCCACACTTTGACATTATATCTGGAATGCCTCCTGACCATATGCATAATGTACATCTTGGAGTTGTTAGGCAAATGGCAAGCATGTGGCTGGATAGTGAACACCATGAGGAGCCATATTATATTGGTAATCGTATTCCTGAGCTCGACCACCAACTCTTGAGAATTAAACCACCTTGCAATATCACCCGAGTGCCCCGCTCTTTTCAGCAAAGGAAGTTCTGGAAAGCTAGTGAATGGCAGAACTGGTTACTTTTTTATAGCATCTTTGTGCTAAAGGGAATACTACCACATGCATTTTACCAGCACTGGTTAATCCTTGTCACCTTCATGTTCTTGCTTTGTAAAGACACTGTCACATCAGAGGGGttaaaaagatgtgaaaaacTAGTTGTTGAGTTTGTCAAACAGTTTGAAACACTGTATGGAAaggaaaatgtgtcatttaaCGTACATTTATGTCTTCATTTGCCAGACTCTGTGAGAAATTGGGGACCTTTGTGGGCACATTCAGGATATATTTTTGAGTCTTTTAATGGGGAAATACTGAAGATGTTTCATGGCACCCAATGTGTTCCATTACAAATAATGAAACAATTCACATACAGACAAGTGTTGCctcttctgaaaaaaaatgcactgacaAATGCTGTGCCTAGATGTATACAGCTGTACAACAACTTGACTGGTGAAAAAAAGCTGAAGCTTTTTGAAAGAGTAGCAGATCAAGTTGTTACACTTGGTTTACACTATGTACGAAAACTTACTAAAGAAGAAGTACTGGCTATGAGAGAGAAACTTTCAGTCACCACGGATACAGTAGTGAAAATATTCAGTAGAACTTTAGTCAAAGGAGAACTGTATTACTCGGAGCAGTTCACTAGAGTAATGAAAAGGAATagcttcactgttttgttgGATAATGGACACATAATCACTGTGTATTATTACATTGTGGTAGAAAGACTGgataacagaaaatgttttgctgttGGAAAACAGTATGACAAAtcacacagttttgtgtttttagacaATGTAGTTAGCTTGAAAAGAGTGTTACAGGGCAGGAAACAGGTTTTTGATGTGATGAAATTCAATAGGAAATGTATGTTAGTTGATCTGCCACAGTATGCCAACCTTTATGCATGTGTACCTCCACGTTTCAGTGTGGAGGACTGA